A part of Phoenix dactylifera cultivar Barhee BC4 chromosome 2, palm_55x_up_171113_PBpolish2nd_filt_p, whole genome shotgun sequence genomic DNA contains:
- the LOC103716850 gene encoding uncharacterized protein LOC103716850, producing the protein MASLPKKHLAAAIFIADAASWYCALAIVALILLSSVQEIPVDDTIEPVRGGKLVSRPCDEIYVVGEGETLHTISDKCGDPFIVEQNPHIHDPDDVFPGLVIKITPSKPR; encoded by the coding sequence ATGGCCTCCCTCCCGAAGAAACATCTTGCCGCCGCCATCTTTATCGCCGATGCCGCGTCGTGGTACTGCGCGCTGGCCATCGTCGCCCTCATCTTGCTGAGCTCCGTCCAAGAAATCCCGGTCGACGACACGATCGAGCCGGTGCGCGGTGGAAAGCTCGTCAGCCGGCCATGCGACGAGATATATGTCGTGGGAGAGGGAGAGACCCTCCACACCATCAGCGACAAGTGCGGCGACCCCTTCATCGTCGAGCAGAACCCGCACATCCACGACCCCGACGATGTCTTCCCCGGCCTCGTTATCAAGATCACCCCCTCCAAGCCTAGGTAG